A portion of the Pseudarthrobacter sp. L1SW genome contains these proteins:
- a CDS encoding biotin--[acetyl-CoA-carboxylase] ligase: MDDAHAPGTPLDRRALADQDFLSAAGIPRLEVVDSTGSTNADLLRSVTVEPAAWPDMSVLTAEYQTAARGRLDRRWEAPPLSSVSVSVVLRPANAEGRPLPTQSYSWLSLIGALALRETLLETAGLPAELKWPNDVLVRGKKIAGILAQLGPMGDGSVPPVILGTGLNVTLQEAELPVPTATSVVLESPRTADRTELLKSYLLHFAVLYRGFCNADGDPAAGLAGGQSLHKRVEGVMTTLGKQVRAQLPGDHEIIGHASRLDEYGSLLVVDRESREHVVTAGDVVHLRPWNSPDASGQGGYA; the protein is encoded by the coding sequence ATGGATGACGCACATGCCCCCGGCACGCCACTGGACCGGAGGGCCCTCGCGGACCAGGACTTTCTGTCCGCGGCCGGCATCCCGCGGCTCGAGGTGGTTGACTCCACCGGTTCCACCAACGCCGATCTCCTCCGGTCTGTCACCGTGGAGCCTGCGGCGTGGCCGGACATGTCCGTGCTGACCGCGGAGTACCAGACGGCGGCCCGAGGCCGCCTGGACAGGCGCTGGGAGGCGCCGCCCCTGAGCTCCGTCTCCGTTTCCGTTGTCCTGCGGCCGGCGAACGCCGAAGGAAGGCCGCTTCCCACCCAGAGCTATTCCTGGCTGTCCCTCATCGGCGCCCTGGCGCTGCGGGAAACCCTGCTGGAAACCGCCGGCCTGCCCGCAGAGTTGAAATGGCCCAACGACGTCCTGGTGCGCGGAAAGAAGATCGCGGGAATCCTGGCGCAGCTGGGTCCGATGGGGGACGGCTCCGTGCCTCCTGTCATCCTGGGAACCGGCCTGAACGTCACCCTGCAGGAGGCCGAACTCCCGGTCCCCACGGCCACCTCCGTGGTGCTGGAATCGCCGCGCACTGCGGACCGGACGGAACTGCTGAAGAGCTACCTGCTTCACTTTGCCGTGCTCTACCGGGGTTTCTGCAACGCCGACGGCGACCCGGCGGCGGGCCTGGCAGGCGGCCAGTCACTGCATAAGCGCGTGGAAGGCGTTATGACCACCCTCGGCAAGCAGGTGCGGGCGCAGTTGCCGGGCGACCACGAAATCATCGGCCACGCATCCCGCCTCGACGAGTACGGATCGCTGCTGGTGGTGGACCGGGAGTCCAGGGAGCACGTGGTGACGGCCGGTGACGTGGTGCATCTGCGTCCGTGGAATTCCCCGGACGCTTCCGGCCAGGGCGGTTATGCGTAA
- a CDS encoding acyl-CoA carboxylase subunit epsilon produces MIPTRQPEEIQAPAEPLLSVVKGQPTAEELAALTAVVLSLGGAEQADADKPPVRHWVRRQQLRLDPTPGPGAWKRSRG; encoded by the coding sequence GTGATCCCCACCCGCCAGCCCGAAGAGATCCAGGCACCCGCCGAACCCCTGCTGTCCGTCGTCAAAGGGCAGCCGACCGCCGAGGAACTGGCGGCGCTGACCGCCGTCGTACTTTCCCTGGGCGGCGCCGAACAGGCGGACGCGGACAAGCCGCCGGTGCGGCACTGGGTCCGCCGCCAGCAGCTCAGGCTGGACCCCACCCCCGGCCCCGGAGCGTGGAAACGAAGCCGCGGCTGA
- a CDS encoding adenylate/guanylate cyclase domain-containing protein encodes MNDEDQQESVDSITAPPAIDSHPATGTMSAERLAMKALEARLLGGERKLRRREVAAGAGLSLLSARKLWRALGFPNFGDEDVAFTERDQEALSTVVDLVRSGKLTEEAAISITRSIGQMTDRMVVWQIEALVEDMVHEQGVTDAVARKRLVNELPGLVDALEEILVYSWRRQLNAGVQRLAVRAEAGLQASEEGREGDEDDAPLPLARAVGFADLVSYTSLSRRMNEKTLARLVQRFENKCAEIISVGGGRLVKTVGDEVLYIAETPAAGAEISLALAQAFTEDEILPEARVAMVWGRILSRLGDIYGPTVNLAARLTTLADPGTVLVDSMTASALEHDERFVLEPQPPENVRGFGEIRPVRLGRGLGKGLVVD; translated from the coding sequence ATGAACGATGAGGACCAGCAGGAGAGCGTGGACTCCATCACAGCCCCGCCAGCTATCGATTCCCACCCCGCCACCGGCACGATGTCCGCCGAGCGGCTTGCAATGAAGGCCCTGGAGGCCCGGCTGCTGGGCGGCGAACGCAAGCTCCGGCGCCGTGAAGTCGCCGCCGGAGCCGGGTTGTCGCTGCTGTCCGCGCGCAAACTGTGGCGTGCCCTCGGTTTCCCCAACTTCGGCGATGAGGACGTGGCGTTCACCGAACGCGACCAGGAGGCACTCTCCACAGTGGTGGACCTTGTCCGCTCGGGGAAGCTGACTGAGGAGGCCGCCATCTCCATCACCCGTTCCATCGGGCAGATGACGGACCGGATGGTGGTGTGGCAGATCGAAGCCCTCGTGGAAGACATGGTCCACGAACAGGGCGTCACCGACGCCGTAGCCCGCAAGCGCCTGGTCAACGAACTTCCCGGTCTGGTGGATGCGCTCGAGGAAATCCTGGTCTACTCCTGGCGGCGCCAGCTCAATGCAGGCGTCCAGCGGCTCGCCGTCCGGGCCGAAGCAGGCCTGCAGGCCAGCGAAGAGGGCCGGGAGGGCGACGAAGACGATGCGCCGCTGCCGCTTGCCCGTGCCGTAGGTTTCGCTGACCTGGTTTCGTACACCAGCCTGTCCCGCCGGATGAACGAGAAAACACTGGCCCGGCTGGTCCAGCGCTTCGAAAACAAGTGCGCGGAGATTATTTCCGTGGGCGGCGGCCGGCTGGTGAAGACCGTCGGCGACGAAGTTCTCTACATCGCCGAAACTCCTGCCGCCGGCGCCGAGATCTCACTGGCCCTGGCGCAGGCCTTCACCGAGGACGAGATCCTTCCCGAAGCGCGGGTGGCCATGGTGTGGGGAAGGATTTTGTCCAGGCTCGGTGACATCTATGGACCCACCGTAAACCTGGCCGCGCGCCTCACCACCCTTGCGGATCCGGGCACCGTGCTGGTGGACTCAATGACCGCCTCGGCCCTGGAACACGATGAACGTTTCGTGCTGGAGCCACAGCCGCCCGAAAACGTCCGCGGCTTCGGCGAAATCCGCCCCGTCCGGCTGGGGCGCGGGCTGGGCAAGGGCCTGGTGGTGGACTAG
- a CDS encoding acyl-CoA carboxylase subunit beta has product MSHDLTTTAGKIADFRDRQARAEQPSGPEAIEKQHARGKNTARERIALLLDEDSFVEFDALAVHRSTAFGMEKKKPLGDGLVSGYGTVDGRLVAVYSQDFSVYGGSLSQVNGEKIVKVQEFALRNGCPVVGILDGGGARIQEGVASLAMFADIFRNNVHASGVVPQISLIMGPSAGGAAYSPALTDYVVMVDKTSHMFITGPDVIKTVTGEDVDMETLGGARQHNATTGTSTYLASDEADAIEFVRELLDFLPSNNLSEAPVLEHTQELELDDDDLALDALVPDSANQPYDMRTVVEQIVDDGHFLEMQALYAPNVMIGYGRVEGHTVGIVANQPLQFAGTLDIAASEKAARFVRHCDAFNIPIITLVDVPGFLPGKDQEFQGIIRRGAKLLYAYAEATVPKLTVITRKAYGGAYIVMGSKKLGADLNLAWPTAQIGVMGAQGAVNILYRRDLAAVAEAGGDVEARRAEVIRQYEEELLNPYRAAELGYVDAVIAPSETRLQIIKGLRALRDKRASLPAKKHGNIPL; this is encoded by the coding sequence ATGAGCCACGATCTGACAACGACAGCGGGAAAGATCGCCGATTTCCGCGACCGCCAGGCACGTGCAGAACAGCCCTCCGGCCCTGAAGCCATCGAGAAACAGCATGCGCGCGGCAAGAACACCGCCCGCGAGCGCATCGCCCTCCTCCTGGACGAAGACTCCTTCGTCGAGTTCGACGCCCTTGCCGTACACCGCTCCACCGCGTTCGGCATGGAAAAGAAGAAACCGCTCGGCGATGGCCTGGTTTCCGGTTACGGCACCGTGGACGGGCGCCTCGTGGCCGTGTACAGCCAGGATTTCTCGGTCTACGGCGGCTCCCTCAGCCAGGTCAACGGCGAAAAGATCGTCAAGGTGCAGGAGTTTGCGCTGCGCAACGGCTGCCCCGTCGTGGGCATCCTGGACGGCGGCGGAGCACGCATCCAGGAAGGCGTTGCCTCCCTGGCCATGTTCGCGGACATCTTCCGCAACAACGTCCATGCCTCCGGCGTGGTCCCCCAGATTTCGCTCATCATGGGCCCGTCGGCCGGTGGCGCCGCGTACTCCCCCGCGCTCACCGACTACGTGGTGATGGTGGACAAGACCTCCCACATGTTCATCACCGGACCGGACGTCATCAAGACGGTCACCGGCGAGGACGTGGACATGGAGACCCTCGGTGGAGCCCGGCAGCACAACGCCACCACGGGCACCTCCACCTACCTGGCCTCCGACGAGGCGGACGCCATCGAGTTCGTCCGCGAGCTGCTGGACTTCCTGCCGTCCAACAACCTTTCGGAGGCGCCCGTCCTGGAGCACACGCAGGAATTGGAGCTCGACGACGACGACCTCGCCCTGGACGCGCTGGTCCCCGATTCCGCCAACCAGCCCTACGACATGCGTACCGTGGTTGAGCAGATCGTGGACGACGGCCACTTCCTGGAGATGCAGGCCCTCTACGCGCCGAACGTGATGATCGGCTACGGCCGGGTGGAGGGCCACACGGTGGGCATCGTCGCCAACCAGCCCCTGCAGTTCGCCGGCACCCTGGACATTGCCGCCTCGGAGAAGGCTGCCCGGTTCGTGCGCCACTGCGACGCGTTCAACATCCCCATCATCACGCTGGTGGACGTTCCCGGCTTCCTGCCCGGCAAGGACCAGGAATTCCAGGGCATCATCCGGCGCGGCGCCAAACTCCTCTACGCCTACGCTGAGGCAACCGTTCCCAAGCTCACCGTGATCACCCGCAAGGCCTACGGCGGAGCCTACATCGTGATGGGTTCGAAGAAACTCGGCGCCGACCTCAACCTGGCCTGGCCCACCGCCCAGATCGGCGTGATGGGCGCCCAAGGCGCCGTCAACATCCTGTACCGCCGCGACCTCGCTGCAGTTGCCGAGGCCGGCGGCGACGTCGAGGCACGGCGCGCCGAAGTCATCCGGCAGTACGAGGAAGAGCTCCTCAACCCCTACCGGGCAGCGGAGCTCGGCTACGTCGACGCCGTCATCGCCCCGTCCGAGACCCGGCTGCAGATCATCAAGGGCCTGCGTGCCCTGCGCGACAAGCGTGCCAGCCTCCCCGCCAAGAAGCATGGGAACATCCCGCTGTGA
- a CDS encoding PH domain-containing protein yields the protein MRKDLVPGEQVIVTTRPQPRKLAGAAAAFIFSPALAAFASAWATRGEAARLIPALAPRWTPWLVAGLVLAVAGVWLGYCLPRLLRWQGTRYTLTSRRLVARSGILRRRDQQVNLASVRNLTVHESVLQRLLRSGNISLETGYQGVVTFQDVPEVARFRDFILDAIEELPDERDGQAGGTMDGPAGALPWELREGGRDER from the coding sequence ATGCGTAAAGACCTCGTTCCGGGCGAGCAGGTGATTGTCACCACCCGCCCGCAGCCGAGGAAGCTGGCCGGGGCAGCCGCAGCCTTCATCTTTTCACCGGCACTAGCCGCGTTCGCTTCCGCCTGGGCCACGCGCGGGGAAGCGGCAAGGCTCATTCCAGCCCTGGCTCCGCGGTGGACCCCGTGGCTGGTGGCCGGCTTAGTCCTGGCGGTGGCGGGGGTCTGGCTGGGTTACTGCCTGCCGCGGCTGCTGCGCTGGCAGGGCACCAGGTACACGCTCACCAGCCGGCGGCTTGTTGCCCGCTCCGGCATCCTGCGGCGGCGGGACCAGCAGGTGAACCTTGCTTCGGTGCGCAACCTGACTGTCCACGAATCGGTACTTCAGCGCCTGTTGCGTTCCGGGAATATATCCTTGGAAACCGGGTATCAGGGCGTGGTGACATTCCAGGACGTGCCGGAGGTTGCCAGGTTCCGGGACTTCATCCTTGATGCCATTGAGGAATTGCCCGACGAACGTGACGGCCAAGCCGGCGGAACCATGGATGGTCCAGCCGGAGCATTGCCATGGGAGCTGAGAGAAGGTGGACGGGATGAACGATGA
- a CDS encoding NAD(P)-dependent oxidoreductase, which produces MTSSNDASPVSGGPYQAAGSLQGRTILISGGSRGIGLAIALRAARDGANIVLMAKTGEPHPKLAGTVHTAAQELVEAGGQALPLVGDVRNDDDVARAVAAAVERFGGIDAVINNASAIDLSRTDDVDMKKYDLMQDINVRGTFLMSKLALPALRASDQGHILTLSPPLNLDPRWAGKHLAYTMAKYGMSLTTLGLAEELKADGIRVNSLWPRTLIDTAAIRNMPHGDTIVQAARGAEIMADAAHAVLTGCNLTDGGRPSGNFYTDEEVLTAAGVTDFRPYSLGAPEDQLVPDIFL; this is translated from the coding sequence ATGACTTCGAGCAATGACGCTTCCCCTGTCTCCGGCGGACCCTACCAGGCTGCCGGTTCACTCCAGGGAAGGACCATCCTTATCTCCGGCGGGAGCAGGGGGATCGGCCTGGCAATCGCACTGCGCGCGGCGCGGGACGGCGCCAACATCGTGCTGATGGCCAAGACGGGGGAGCCGCACCCCAAGCTGGCCGGGACTGTCCATACAGCCGCCCAGGAACTGGTGGAGGCGGGCGGACAGGCGCTTCCCCTCGTGGGTGACGTGCGCAATGACGACGACGTGGCGCGGGCCGTGGCGGCTGCCGTGGAGCGGTTCGGCGGTATCGATGCCGTCATCAACAACGCTTCCGCAATTGATCTTTCCCGGACCGATGACGTGGACATGAAAAAGTACGACCTCATGCAGGACATCAATGTCCGCGGCACGTTCCTGATGTCCAAGCTGGCGCTCCCGGCACTCCGGGCCTCGGACCAGGGCCACATCCTCACGCTCTCGCCGCCGCTGAACCTCGATCCCCGGTGGGCCGGGAAGCACCTGGCCTACACGATGGCAAAGTATGGGATGAGCCTTACCACCCTCGGCCTTGCAGAGGAGCTGAAAGCCGACGGCATCCGGGTGAATTCGCTGTGGCCGCGCACCCTCATCGATACCGCCGCCATCAGGAACATGCCGCACGGGGACACGATCGTCCAGGCGGCCCGGGGAGCGGAGATCATGGCGGACGCAGCCCATGCCGTGCTGACGGGCTGCAACCTCACGGACGGCGGCCGGCCAAGCGGCAATTTCTACACGGATGAAGAGGTGCTCACGGCAGCGGGGGTCACTGACTTCCGCCCGTACAGCCTTGGTGCTCCCGAAGACCAGCTGGTGCCGGACATTTTCCTGTAG